A window of the Roseiconus lacunae genome harbors these coding sequences:
- a CDS encoding ribose-phosphate diphosphokinase has product MRELKIFSGRANPELAMKICRHLHLEPAAISLGKFPDGENFCKLDEDVRGRDVFLVQPTCPPVNDNLFELLVMIDCCKRASAERITAVIPYYGYARQDRKDEGRVPITAKMVANLITRAGADRVLTMDLHAAQIQGFFDVPVDHLYAAPVLNEHFSGRGLTDDKIVVVSPDEGSIKRAVGHGKRLGGPLAIVDKRRTNALEVRQSTIIGGPIEGKIALMFDDMISTAGSICGAAKLVHEAGAAEIHIACTHGVLCGPAIERLREAPIDSLTVTDSIPIPSDKMLPKMVQLTVAPLLAEAIKRIHHDQSISELFRER; this is encoded by the coding sequence ATGCGTGAGCTAAAGATTTTCAGCGGCCGGGCCAATCCCGAACTGGCGATGAAGATCTGTCGCCACTTGCACTTAGAGCCCGCTGCGATCTCGCTGGGGAAATTTCCCGACGGTGAGAATTTTTGCAAGTTGGATGAAGACGTTCGTGGTCGCGACGTTTTCTTGGTCCAGCCGACGTGCCCGCCAGTCAACGACAACTTATTCGAGTTGTTGGTGATGATCGATTGCTGTAAGCGTGCTAGCGCCGAGCGAATCACCGCGGTGATTCCATACTACGGGTACGCTCGCCAGGATCGCAAAGACGAGGGGCGAGTGCCAATTACGGCCAAAATGGTCGCCAACCTAATTACCCGGGCCGGCGCCGATCGTGTTCTGACGATGGACCTACATGCCGCTCAGATACAGGGTTTCTTCGACGTTCCTGTCGACCACTTGTACGCCGCACCGGTGCTCAATGAGCACTTCTCCGGTCGCGGGCTGACCGACGACAAGATCGTTGTGGTCAGTCCCGATGAGGGAAGCATCAAGCGTGCCGTCGGTCACGGTAAACGCCTCGGTGGGCCTTTGGCGATCGTCGACAAACGTCGGACCAATGCCCTGGAAGTTCGGCAAAGTACGATTATCGGTGGTCCGATCGAAGGCAAGATCGCGCTGATGTTTGACGACATGATCAGCACGGCCGGTTCGATTTGCGGGGCGGCAAAGCTGGTTCACGAAGCCGGGGCCGCGGAGATTCACATCGCGTGTACTCATGGCGTGCTATGCGGCCCTGCCATCGAACGACTTCGTGAAGCTCCGATCGATTCACTCACCGTCACCGATTCGATCCCAATCCCGTCGGATAAGATGTTGCCCAAGATGGTCCAGTTGACCGTCGCGCCATTGTTGGCCGAGGCGATCAAGCGGATCCACCACGATCAGTCGATCAGCGAACTGTTTCGCGAGCGGTAG
- a CDS encoding sugar phosphate nucleotidyltransferase has protein sequence MTSSSESGPADSFAGPCAVVLAAGKGTRMKSDLPKVLCPVVDRPMIHFVIDALEKAGIHRQIVVVGYEADAVKKELGSRPDSNIDFVLQAEQLGTGHAVQCCREQLEHQSGPTIVVAGDSPLIQPNSLQTLLNHFNQTNPALLLGTLKKDDPTGLGRIVRSADGQFTGIVEHKDATPEQLEICEVNMSTYLFNTPDLLESLGRLKNDNAQAEYYLTDCARLLYEAGRPVEALPALQPCESLSINNPDELRLVDETMRKMGYA, from the coding sequence ATGACTTCCTCGTCTGAATCGGGGCCCGCGGATTCGTTCGCCGGTCCCTGCGCGGTCGTGCTCGCGGCCGGCAAAGGCACTCGCATGAAGAGTGATTTGCCGAAAGTTTTGTGCCCTGTTGTCGATCGCCCGATGATTCATTTTGTGATCGACGCGTTGGAAAAAGCCGGCATCCATCGGCAGATCGTTGTCGTTGGCTATGAAGCTGATGCGGTAAAAAAGGAGCTTGGGTCGCGGCCGGACTCGAACATAGATTTCGTACTCCAGGCGGAGCAACTGGGCACCGGTCACGCCGTTCAGTGCTGCCGGGAACAACTTGAGCATCAGTCGGGGCCGACGATCGTCGTTGCCGGCGACTCGCCACTGATTCAGCCGAACAGCCTTCAGACGCTGCTCAATCATTTTAACCAGACCAATCCCGCGTTGCTTTTGGGGACACTTAAAAAGGACGACCCAACCGGTTTGGGGAGGATCGTTCGTAGTGCAGATGGACAATTCACCGGGATCGTCGAACACAAAGACGCGACGCCCGAGCAATTGGAAATCTGTGAAGTCAACATGAGCACGTACCTGTTCAACACCCCCGATTTGCTCGAGTCGCTGGGACGGTTGAAGAACGATAACGCTCAAGCGGAATACTATCTGACCGACTGCGCGCGATTGCTTTACGAAGCCGGTCGACCTGTGGAAGCCCTGCCCGCACTTCAACCTTGCGAGTCGCTTTCGATCAACAATCCGGACGAGTTGCGTCTGGTCGATGAAACTATGCGGAAGATGGGATATGCGTGA